From the Lolium rigidum isolate FL_2022 chromosome 2, APGP_CSIRO_Lrig_0.1, whole genome shotgun sequence genome, one window contains:
- the LOC124686673 gene encoding uncharacterized protein LOC124686673, whose translation MGAKLSSCFNHRSSLSQQAQQPAPVRVIAADGSLKELPASPQVAVSDVLGGDAASSFFVCNSDDLYFDEPPPALAAGELLQPGQIYFLLPAAVLGRPLSSADMASLAVRASADMASLAVRASAALATKRPQRRGRKNQKVRVVPMQEGELEAGEDVLFNQKVNERTLGELVLSIRPAKKSDEKLAARSRLKRALSIIQEMAE comes from the coding sequence ATGGGAGCCAAGCTTTCCAGCTGTTTCAACCACCGAAGCAGCCTCTCGCAGCAGGCGCAACAGCCGGCGCCGGTCAGGGTCATCGCCGCCGACGGCTCGCTGAAGGAGCTCCCGGCCAGCCCCCAGGTCGCCGTCTCCGACGTTCTCGGCGGCGACGCCGCCTCCTCTTTCTTCGTGTGCAACTCCGATGACCTCTACTTCGACGAGCCCCCACCGGCGCTTGCCGCCGGCGAGCTGCTCCAGCCGGGGCAAATATACTTCCTGCTCCCAGCGGCGGTGCTCGGACGACCACTGTCGAGCGCGGACATGGCCTCGCTGGCTGTGCGCGCGAGCGCGGACATGGCCTCGCTGGCTGTGCGCGCGAGCGCGGCGCTGGCGACCAAGAGGCCGCAACGGCGTGGCCGCAAGAATCAGAAGGTGCGCGTCGTGCCGATGCAAGAGGGTGAGCTGGAAGCCGGCGAAGACGTCCTGTTCAACCAGAAGGTTAACGAGCGGACGCTCGGGGAGTTGGTGCTGTCGATACGTCCCGCGAAGAAGAGCGACGAGAAGCTCGCCGCACGGTCGCGGCTGAAGCGGGCTCTGAGCATCATTCAGGAGATGGCTGAGTGA